GTAAGTATTCAGTGAACCAGCCCACCCTTTTTTTTTGTTGATAATCTAACACAAGATTAAAAAGTTTTACTGAAGGGCTGGACACAGCTCTTTTTTTAGTGCATAATCAGGACATGAACACTTCAACCTGCCTTCAACAAAAGCTTAATCAGCCTTACACCGCCACTAATTGTTCCTTTCCTAATTGCCCCATTGTCAGGCAACGGGATAGCGTCATAGAGCGTCTGAACACTGAAATAGAGCAACTCCAGAGAGAAAAGGTCCAACTGGCGGAGGATTATGATCGTCTAAAAGCCTTGCTCAATAAGCGTAATAGCTCTCTTTTTGGCCGTTCATCGGAAAAATCGCCGGAGCCTACAAATGATCAGAAAACGAATGATCATGATAGCGTCAATAATTCTGTGCCAGCTCCGGACAAGAAGCGAGGCGCCAGATTTGGCCACAAGGGACACGGACGCAAGATTCCCGACCTTCCCGAGGTAGAAGTAATTCACGAGATCCCGGATGATCAGATGTATTGTCCTATTTGTGGAAAACCCCGGAGGATCACAACCCTTGATGAAGTCTCTTACGAGATTGACTATGAAACAAGGTTCGTATGCAAGAAGCATGTACGCAAGAAGGCCTTCAGCACTTGCAACTGCCCCGGCCCCAGAGCTGTGACTGCCGGTAAACCGCCTCAGGTCATACCCAAGGGGAAATTCTCCAACGCTTTTCTGGCCCATATCCTGATCATGAAATTCTTTTTCCAGATTCCCCTGCACCGGATGGTCACGATTATGCGGATGCAGGGATTGGCAATCAGTGAGGGCGCCTTGACCGGCATGCTCCAAAAGCTGGAACCGCTCCTTTATCCCCTCTATCTCTTGCTGGCGGAAATCAATCGCAGCGAAAGCCAATGGCATGTTGACGAGACCGGCTGGATGAACTTTGTCCAGGCGAGCGGCAAACAGGGCTGGCACTGGTGGCTGTGGGTCTTTGTCTCGCCCATGACGGTGGTGTTTGTCCTTGATCAGTCCCGCTCCAGTGATGTCCCCCGGAAACATTTCGGCGAGGATGCCAGGGGCATTGTCAGCTGCGACCGGTTTTCCGCCTACGGCAAGCTGGCAGCTCTCATTGAGGGATTGGTCAGGGCGCTCTGCTGGTCTCACTTCCGTCGGGATTTCGTTGATGCCGGTAAATCTCTTAATGCCCTCAAAGCATGGGCGGAGCTTTGGGTATCAAGGATTTCCGCCATCTACCGCCTGAATGATGAGCGGCTGGCCGTATTGGATAAACCGGAACTCTTTGCTGCCGCGAATGAGCAACTGGAAAGCGCCCTGGAATCAATGCTGAATTCGATTAGTGCCGAACTGGCAGATCCCAGCCTCCACTGGCAGCAGCGAAAGATTTTGCATAGCGCTCTGAAACACTGGGATGGGCTGACGGTCTTTGTCGATAACCCCTATGTGCCCATGGACAACAATTTGGCCGAGCGTATGTTAAGGCCTGCCGCACTGGGGCGTAAAAACTATTATGGAACGCACTCCGTATGGAGCGGCAACCTGCTGGCCTACTCCATGTCCGTCTTGCAGACGGCAGCAAAACATGACCTCGATGTCGAGGCTTATCTCAGGTATTACCTGGACGCCTGCGCCGGGTGCAATGGAGCGCCGCCTCATTTGGAACGCTATCTTCCCTGGAACATTCCGGAGGAGATCATCCGGAAATATGGCATGCGCACCGGGGGGAAGCATCATGCTGCAACTGGCTGACTTCCCCCGGACTATCTGCGGCAAGCTCCTTAGCCTTGCTGACCTGGAAATAATCCGCCGGATTATTGATGCTAATCCATCCGCCACCCGTGCGCAGATCTCACGGGATGTCTGTCTGGCCTGGTCATGGCGCAAGCCGGACGGAGGTCTCAAAGACATGAGCTGCCGGGTGTTGCTCTTAAGGCTGCACCGCTGCGGTCTGATCACCCTGCCGGAGCCCAGGACAACCAATGGCAACGGGCAGAAATTCTCCCGCCGGACGAAGCAGGGCGAGGTTAAAGAAAACATCGCCGGACAGCTGCAGTCCCTGCTACCCCTGGAACTAAAGCGGGTTGCTTCTAAAAAGGACTCCTCCCTCTGGAACGAGCTTATCGACCGATATCACTACCTTGGCTACACTCCCTTGCCGGGCGCCCAGCTCCGGTATCTGATCAACTCGCCG
The sequence above is drawn from the Pelotomaculum schinkii genome and encodes:
- the tnpC gene encoding IS66 family transposase gives rise to the protein MNTSTCLQQKLNQPYTATNCSFPNCPIVRQRDSVIERLNTEIEQLQREKVQLAEDYDRLKALLNKRNSSLFGRSSEKSPEPTNDQKTNDHDSVNNSVPAPDKKRGARFGHKGHGRKIPDLPEVEVIHEIPDDQMYCPICGKPRRITTLDEVSYEIDYETRFVCKKHVRKKAFSTCNCPGPRAVTAGKPPQVIPKGKFSNAFLAHILIMKFFFQIPLHRMVTIMRMQGLAISEGALTGMLQKLEPLLYPLYLLLAEINRSESQWHVDETGWMNFVQASGKQGWHWWLWVFVSPMTVVFVLDQSRSSDVPRKHFGEDARGIVSCDRFSAYGKLAALIEGLVRALCWSHFRRDFVDAGKSLNALKAWAELWVSRISAIYRLNDERLAVLDKPELFAAANEQLESALESMLNSISAELADPSLHWQQRKILHSALKHWDGLTVFVDNPYVPMDNNLAERMLRPAALGRKNYYGTHSVWSGNLLAYSMSVLQTAAKHDLDVEAYLRYYLDACAGCNGAPPHLERYLPWNIPEEIIRKYGMRTGGKHHAATG
- a CDS encoding DUF4338 domain-containing protein — its product is MLQLADFPRTICGKLLSLADLEIIRRIIDANPSATRAQISRDVCLAWSWRKPDGGLKDMSCRVLLLRLHRCGLITLPEPRTTNGNGQKFSRRTKQGEVKENIAGQLQSLLPLELKRVASKKDSSLWNELIDRYHYLGYTPLPGAQLRYLINSPAGYLCAIGFSAAAWKVGPRDAWIGWSAERRVQNLHLLVGNSRFLILPWVRCQHLASKILSLCAKRLPLDWQEVYGYRPVLMETFVEKDRFAGTCYKAANWIYVGATQGRGKLDRFHKHKVPVKDIYLYPLDKNFRMFLV